In Sulfitobacter sp. W027, a single window of DNA contains:
- the rplA gene encoding 50S ribosomal protein L1, which yields MAKLGKRTRAAREAFAGKEDLSVEEAVSLIKANANAKFDETIEIAMNLGVDPRHADQMVRGVVGLPNGTGKTMRVAVFARGAKAEEAEKAGADIVGAEDLMETVQSGKIDFDRCIATPDMMPIVGRLGKVLGPRNLMPNPKVGTVTMDVADAVKAAKGGEVQFKAEKGGVVHAGVGKLSFDEAKLVENIRAFVGAVSKAKPSGSKGTYMKKINLSSTMGPGVSVAVENATAE from the coding sequence ATGGCAAAACTTGGTAAACGCACCCGCGCCGCCCGTGAAGCCTTTGCTGGCAAAGAGGACCTGTCCGTTGAAGAAGCGGTAAGCCTCATCAAAGCAAACGCAAACGCGAAGTTCGACGAAACCATCGAGATCGCCATGAACCTCGGTGTTGACCCACGCCACGCAGACCAGATGGTCCGCGGTGTTGTCGGCCTGCCCAACGGCACCGGCAAAACCATGCGCGTTGCCGTCTTCGCCCGTGGCGCGAAAGCTGAAGAAGCCGAAAAGGCTGGCGCAGATATCGTTGGCGCAGAAGACCTGATGGAAACCGTGCAGTCCGGCAAGATCGACTTTGATCGTTGCATCGCGACACCCGACATGATGCCGATCGTTGGCCGTCTGGGTAAAGTGCTTGGCCCCCGTAACCTGATGCCGAACCCCAAGGTTGGCACCGTGACCATGGACGTCGCCGACGCCGTGAAAGCGGCCAAGGGCGGTGAAGTTCAGTTCAAGGCCGAAAAGGGCGGTGTCGTCCACGCTGGCGTTGGCAAACTGTCCTTCGACGAAGCCAAACTGGTCGAAAACATCCGCGCCTTCGTCGGCGCCGTGTCCAAAGCGAAGCCTTCCGGCTCCAAGGGCACATATATGAAAAAGATCAACCTGAGCTCCACAATGGGCCCGGGCGTGTCGGTCGCTGTCGAGAACGCAACCGCCGAGTGA
- the rplL gene encoding 50S ribosomal protein L7/L12: MADLKKLAEDIVGLTLLEAQELKTILKDEYGIEPAAGGAVMMAGPAEGGAAEEEKTEFDVVLKNAGASKINVIKEVRGITGLGLKEAKDLVEAGGKIKEGVDKAEAEEIKGKLEAAGAEVELA; this comes from the coding sequence ATGGCTGATCTGAAGAAACTGGCAGAAGACATCGTTGGTCTGACTCTGCTTGAAGCACAAGAACTGAAAACCATCCTGAAAGACGAGTACGGCATCGAGCCCGCCGCTGGCGGCGCAGTGATGATGGCCGGCCCTGCTGAAGGTGGCGCTGCCGAAGAAGAAAAGACCGAATTCGACGTCGTTCTGAAGAACGCCGGCGCATCCAAGATCAACGTGATCAAGGAAGTCCGCGGCATCACAGGTCTCGGCCTGAAAGAAGCCAAAGACCTGGTCGAAGCCGGTGGCAAGATCAAAGAAGGCGTCGACAAAGCCGAAGCCGAAGAGATCAAAGGCAAGCTGGAAGCAGCTGGCGCCGAAGTCGAGCTGGCCTAA
- the rplJ gene encoding 50S ribosomal protein L10: protein MDRAQKEQLVDELGQIFESSGVVVVSHYVGLTVAEMQDLRARARAAGGAVRVAKNRLAKIALEGKPCESIADLLTGMTVLTYSEDPVAAAKVAQEFSKENPKLVILGGSMGENALDAAGVEAVSKMPSREELISTIAGMLGAPASNIAGAIGAPASNIASILSTIEDKAAA from the coding sequence GTGGATAGAGCACAAAAAGAACAGCTGGTCGACGAACTCGGCCAGATCTTTGAAAGCTCTGGCGTCGTTGTGGTTAGCCACTACGTCGGTTTGACAGTTGCCGAAATGCAGGACCTTCGGGCGCGCGCACGCGCTGCCGGTGGGGCCGTGCGTGTTGCCAAAAACAGGCTCGCCAAGATCGCCCTTGAGGGCAAGCCATGCGAAAGCATCGCTGACCTTCTGACGGGTATGACCGTTCTGACCTATTCTGAGGATCCTGTGGCTGCGGCCAAGGTTGCTCAGGAATTCTCCAAGGAAAACCCAAAGCTGGTGATCCTCGGTGGTTCCATGGGTGAGAACGCGTTGGACGCCGCTGGTGTCGAAGCCGTGTCGAAAATGCCTTCGCGGGAGGAGCTTATCTCCACCATCGCGGGCATGCTCGGCGCACCTGCTTCGAACATCGCCGGGGCCATTGGCGCACCTGCAAGCAACATCGCATCCATCTTGTCCACGATCGAGGACAAGGCGGCTGCGTAA
- a CDS encoding two-component system response regulator, protein MTSRILHIDDDPIILELVKMIFSDDRSLTFVSCLNARDALAVVNDLKPDLIISDISMPDMGGLELAHRFGENPDIAGTPIIFLSGRTRDLEVYDAFRDLAATVMQKPVEPGLLRSTVRNLLASQQQSVAQASSQ, encoded by the coding sequence ATGACGTCCCGCATTCTACATATCGACGATGATCCGATCATTCTGGAATTGGTAAAGATGATCTTTTCCGACGACAGATCGCTGACCTTTGTCTCTTGTTTGAACGCCCGCGATGCGTTGGCGGTGGTGAATGACCTGAAGCCCGATTTGATCATCAGCGATATCTCCATGCCTGACATGGGTGGTTTGGAATTGGCGCATCGGTTTGGCGAAAACCCCGACATTGCCGGCACGCCGATCATTTTTCTCAGTGGTCGTACCCGCGATCTGGAGGTCTATGACGCCTTCCGAGATCTCGCCGCCACGGTGATGCAAAAACCCGTTGAGCCGGGACTGCTGCGCAGCACGGTCCGGAACCTGCTGGCCAGTCAGCAACAATCGGTGGCGCAGGCGTCTAGCCAGTAA
- the rpoC gene encoding DNA-directed RNA polymerase subunit beta' — MNQELTNNPFNPLTPQKAFDEIKVSLASPERILSWSFGEIKKPETINYRTFKPERDGLFCARIFGPIKDYECLCGKYKRMKYRGVVCEKCGVEVTLQKVRRERMGHIELASPVAHIWFLKSLPSRIGLMLDMTLRDLERVLYFENYVVIEPGLTDLQYGQMMTEEEYMDAQDAYGMDAFTANIGAEAIREMLAAIDLESEAETLRADLKEATGELKPKKIIKRLKVVESFLESGNRPEWMVMTVIPVIPPELRPLVPLDGGRFATSDLNDLYRRVINRNNRLKRLIELRAPDIIVRNEKRMLQESVDALFDNGRRGRVITGANKRPLKSLSDMLKGKQGRFRQNLLGKRVDFSGRSVIVTGPELKLHQCGLPKKMALELFKPFIYSRLEAKGLSSTVKQAKKLVEKERPEVWDILDEVIREHPVMLNRAPTLHRLGIQAFEPVLIEGKAIQLHPLVCSAFNADFDGDQMAVHVPLSLEAQLEARVLMMSTNNVLSPANGAPIIVPSQDMILGLYYTTLERKGMVGEGMVFGSVDEVQHALDASAVHLHTKIKARIKQIDAEGNEVMMRFDTTPGRVRLGALLPLNAKAPFDLVNRLLRKKEVQQVIDTVYRYCGQKESVIFCDQIMTMGFREAFKAGISFGKDDMLIPDSKWPLVEETREQVKDFEQQYMDGLITQGEKYNKVVDAWSKCNDKVTDAMMGSISAITYHEDGSEKEPNSVYMMAHSGARGSVTQMKQLGGMRGLMAKPNGDIIETPIISNFKEGLTVLEYFNSTHGARKGLSDTALKTANSGYLTRRLVDVAQDCIVRQHDCGTETAITAEAAVNDGEVVSSLAERLLGRVAADDILVPGTEDVLVPAGSLIDERLSDAIDEAGVASARIRSPLTCEAEEGVCAMCYGRDLARGTLVNQGEAVGIIAAQSIGEPGTQLTMRTFHIGGVAQGGQQSFLEASQSGKIVFDNALTLENSAGEILVMGRNMKMAIVDENGDERASHKVGYGTKLFVKDGDTIVRGDKLFEWDPYTLPIIAEKPGMAKYVDLVSGIAVKEDTDDATGMTQKIVIDWRAAPKGNELKPEIILVGDDGEPVRNDAGNPVTYPMSVDAVLSIEDQTEVQAGDIIARIPREGSKTKDITGGLPRVAELFEARRPKDHAIIAEIDGYVRFGKDYKNKRRISIESSDDPDVKVEYMVPKGKHIPVAEGDFVQKGDYIMDGNPAPHDILAIMGVEALAEYMIDEVQDVYRLQGVKINDKHIEVIVRQMLQKWEIQESGDTTLLKGEHVDKQEFDQANEKAIKKGGRPAKGEPILLGITKASLQTRSFISAASFQETTRVLTEASVQGKRDKLVGLKENVIVGRLIPAGTGGATQQMRKVATDRDNVVIEARREEAEAAAALAAPAASADDDIVGGDVFSTPVGDDESRD; from the coding sequence ATGAACCAGGAACTGACAAACAACCCGTTCAACCCGCTGACGCCGCAAAAAGCGTTTGACGAAATCAAGGTCTCTTTGGCCTCCCCCGAGCGGATCCTCAGCTGGTCCTTCGGCGAGATCAAAAAACCGGAGACCATCAACTACCGGACGTTCAAGCCCGAGCGTGACGGCCTGTTCTGCGCACGTATCTTTGGCCCGATCAAAGACTACGAATGTCTTTGCGGCAAATATAAGCGGATGAAGTATCGCGGCGTCGTCTGCGAGAAGTGCGGTGTCGAAGTGACGCTGCAAAAGGTCCGTCGTGAGCGTATGGGCCACATCGAGCTGGCCTCGCCCGTCGCGCACATTTGGTTCCTCAAGTCGCTGCCCTCGCGCATCGGCCTGATGCTGGACATGACCCTGCGTGATCTGGAACGTGTTCTCTACTTTGAGAACTACGTCGTGATTGAGCCGGGCCTCACCGATCTTCAATATGGTCAGATGATGACCGAAGAAGAATATATGGACGCCCAAGACGCCTATGGCATGGACGCTTTCACCGCCAATATCGGTGCCGAAGCGATCCGCGAAATGCTAGCGGCGATCGATCTGGAATCCGAAGCTGAAACCCTCCGTGCCGACTTGAAAGAAGCGACAGGCGAGCTGAAGCCCAAGAAGATCATCAAGCGTCTGAAAGTGGTCGAGTCCTTCCTCGAGTCAGGCAACCGTCCCGAGTGGATGGTGATGACCGTGATCCCGGTGATCCCGCCAGAGCTGCGCCCGCTGGTGCCGCTGGATGGGGGCCGTTTTGCGACCTCTGACCTCAACGACCTGTATCGCCGCGTGATCAACCGGAACAACCGTTTGAAGCGCCTGATCGAATTGCGCGCACCTGACATCATCGTCCGCAACGAAAAGCGGATGCTGCAGGAATCCGTCGATGCGCTCTTCGACAACGGCCGTCGTGGCCGCGTAATCACCGGTGCCAACAAGCGCCCGCTGAAGTCGCTGTCCGACATGCTGAAAGGTAAGCAGGGTCGCTTCCGTCAGAACCTTTTGGGTAAGCGCGTCGACTTCTCCGGTCGTTCGGTCATTGTGACCGGCCCCGAGTTGAAGCTGCACCAGTGTGGTCTGCCTAAGAAGATGGCCTTGGAGCTGTTCAAGCCATTCATCTACTCGCGGCTTGAGGCCAAAGGTCTGTCCTCCACCGTGAAGCAGGCGAAAAAGCTGGTCGAAAAAGAGCGTCCGGAGGTTTGGGACATCCTTGATGAGGTGATCCGCGAACACCCCGTCATGCTCAACCGTGCGCCGACGCTGCACCGTCTCGGCATTCAGGCGTTTGAGCCCGTGTTGATTGAAGGTAAAGCGATCCAGCTTCACCCGCTTGTCTGCTCGGCCTTTAACGCTGACTTCGACGGTGACCAGATGGCCGTTCACGTACCGCTCTCGCTGGAAGCCCAGCTGGAAGCACGTGTTCTGATGATGTCCACGAACAACGTTCTGTCGCCTGCAAACGGCGCACCGATCATCGTGCCGTCGCAGGATATGATCTTGGGTCTCTACTACACGACCCTTGAGCGCAAAGGCATGGTTGGCGAAGGCATGGTCTTTGGTTCGGTTGATGAGGTGCAGCACGCCCTCGACGCCAGTGCCGTGCACCTGCACACTAAGATCAAAGCCCGGATCAAACAGATCGACGCCGAAGGCAACGAAGTGATGATGCGCTTCGACACGACCCCCGGTCGCGTACGTCTTGGCGCGCTGCTGCCGCTGAACGCCAAAGCACCGTTTGACCTGGTCAACCGTCTGCTGCGGAAGAAAGAAGTGCAGCAGGTCATCGACACCGTCTACCGTTATTGCGGTCAGAAAGAGTCGGTTATCTTCTGTGACCAGATCATGACGATGGGTTTCCGCGAAGCTTTCAAAGCGGGTATTTCCTTCGGCAAAGACGACATGCTGATCCCAGACTCCAAATGGCCGCTGGTGGAAGAGACCCGCGAGCAGGTGAAGGACTTTGAACAGCAGTACATGGACGGCCTGATCACTCAGGGCGAAAAGTACAACAAAGTCGTCGATGCATGGTCGAAGTGTAACGACAAGGTCACCGACGCGATGATGGGCTCGATCTCGGCCATCACTTATCACGAGGATGGCTCCGAGAAAGAGCCGAACTCGGTCTACATGATGGCGCACTCCGGTGCGCGTGGCTCGGTCACCCAGATGAAACAGCTGGGCGGGATGCGCGGTCTGATGGCGAAGCCGAATGGCGACATCATCGAGACGCCGATCATCTCGAACTTTAAAGAAGGTCTGACCGTTCTCGAGTACTTCAACTCGACCCACGGTGCCCGTAAGGGTCTGTCGGATACCGCTTTGAAGACGGCGAACTCGGGTTACCTGACCCGTCGTCTGGTGGACGTGGCGCAGGACTGCATCGTGCGTCAGCATGACTGTGGCACCGAAACTGCGATCACTGCCGAAGCGGCTGTCAACGATGGTGAAGTCGTATCGTCGCTGGCCGAGCGTTTGTTGGGCCGTGTGGCGGCGGATGACATTCTGGTGCCGGGCACCGAGGATGTTCTCGTTCCCGCAGGGTCGCTGATCGACGAACGTCTGTCCGATGCGATCGACGAAGCAGGTGTGGCTTCTGCGCGCATCCGCAGCCCGCTGACATGTGAGGCCGAAGAGGGCGTCTGCGCCATGTGCTACGGTCGTGACCTTGCACGCGGTACTTTGGTGAACCAAGGCGAAGCGGTCGGCATCATCGCGGCTCAGTCGATTGGTGAGCCCGGTACACAGCTGACGATGCGGACCTTCCACATCGGCGGCGTTGCTCAGGGTGGTCAGCAGTCCTTCTTGGAGGCAAGCCAGTCCGGTAAAATCGTGTTCGACAACGCTTTGACGTTGGAAAACAGCGCGGGCGAGATCCTCGTCATGGGCCGGAACATGAAAATGGCAATCGTTGACGAGAATGGCGACGAGCGCGCCAGCCACAAAGTCGGCTACGGCACCAAGCTCTTCGTCAAGGATGGCGATACAATCGTGCGCGGCGATAAACTGTTCGAATGGGATCCCTACACCCTACCGATCATCGCCGAGAAGCCGGGTATGGCCAAATACGTCGACCTCGTGTCGGGCATCGCGGTGAAAGAAGACACCGATGATGCGACAGGCATGACCCAGAAGATCGTGATCGACTGGCGCGCGGCCCCCAAAGGCAACGAGCTGAAGCCCGAGATCATTCTGGTCGGTGACGATGGCGAGCCGGTCCGCAACGATGCGGGCAACCCGGTGACCTATCCAATGTCCGTGGATGCGGTTCTGTCCATTGAGGATCAGACCGAAGTTCAAGCTGGTGACATCATCGCGCGTATCCCGCGCGAAGGCAGCAAGACGAAGGACATTACCGGTGGTCTGCCACGTGTGGCCGAACTCTTTGAGGCACGTCGCCCCAAGGACCACGCCATCATCGCGGAAATCGACGGCTATGTGCGTTTCGGCAAGGACTACAAGAACAAGCGCCGCATCTCGATTGAAAGCTCGGATGATCCGGACGTGAAGGTTGAATACATGGTGCCCAAGGGGAAACACATCCCCGTTGCCGAAGGTGACTTCGTGCAGAAGGGTGACTACATCATGGACGGCAACCCCGCGCCGCACGACATTCTGGCGATCATGGGCGTCGAAGCCTTGGCTGAATACATGATCGACGAAGTGCAGGACGTGTACCGACTGCAGGGTGTGAAGATTAACGACAAACACATCGAAGTCATCGTGCGTCAGATGCTGCAGAAGTGGGAAATCCAAGAAAGCGGTGACACCACGCTGCTGAAGGGCGAACACGTCGACAAGCAGGAGTTTGATCAGGCCAACGAGAAGGCGATCAAGAAGGGCGGCCGTCCCGCGAAGGGCGAACCGATCCTGTTGGGAATCACCAAGGCGTCGCTGCAGACCCGCAGCTTCATCTCTGCCGCGTCCTTCCAGGAAACAACGCGCGTGCTGACCGAAGCTTCGGTTCAGGGCAAGCGGGACAAACTGGTCGGTCTGAAAGAGAACGTCATCGTGGGACGTCTGATCCCGGCGGGCACTGGTGGGGCAACCCAGCAGATGCGCAAAGTGGCGACAGACCGCGACAACGTCGTGATCGAAGCGCGCCGCGAAGAGGCCGAAGCCGCCGCTGCCCTGGCAGCACCTGCGGCCTCTGCGGATGACGACATTGTCGGTGGCGATGTGTTCAGCACGCCGGTCGGTGACGACGAGAGCCGCGATTAA
- the rpoB gene encoding DNA-directed RNA polymerase subunit beta — protein sequence MAQSFLGQKRLRKYYGKIREVLEMPNLIEVQKSSYDLFLNSGDAETPTDGEGITGVFQSVFPIKDFNETSVLEYVKYELEKPKYDVEECQQRDMTYSAPLKVTLRLIVFDVDEDTGAKSVKDIKEQDVFMGDMPLMTPNGTFVVNGTERVIVSQMHRSPGVFFDHDKGKTHSSGKLLFACRIIPYRGSWLDFEFDAKDIVFARIDRRRKLPVTTLLYALGLDQEAIMNAYYKTVTYTLEKNKGWVAPFFPDRVRGTRPTYDLVDAATGEILFEATKKVTPRAVKKLLDEGKVKELLLPFDHIVGKFVARDIINEETGAIYVEAGDELTLEYDKDGTLIGGTAKELIDAGITEIPLLDIDNVNVGPYMRNTMAMDKNMNRDTALMDIYRVMRPGEPPTVEAASALFDTLFFDSERYDLSAVGRVKMNMRLALEKPDTQRTLDRDDIVACIKALVDLRDGRGDIDDIDHLGNRRVRSVGELMENQYRVGLLRMERAIKERMSSVEIDTVMPQDLINAKPAAAAVREFFGSSQLSQFMDQTNPLSEVTHKRRLSALGPGGLTRERAGFEVRDVHPTHYGRMCPIETPEGPNIGLINSLATFARVNKYGFIETPYRVVKDSTVTDEVHYMSATEEMRHTVAQANANLDENMKFVNEMVSTRQSGDYTLAPTENVDLIDVSPKQLVSVAASLIPFLENDDANRALMGSNMQRQAVPLLQAEAPLVGTGIEEVVARDSGAAYTARRAGIIDQVDASRIVIRATEDLELGDAGVDIYRMRKFQRSNQNTCINQRPLVKVGEKVTKGQVIADGPSTDMGELALGKNVVVAFMPWNGYNYEDSILISERISQDDVFTSIHIEEFEVAARDTKLGPEEITRDIPNVGEEALRNLDEAGIVYIGADVEPGDILVGKITPKGESPMTPEEKLLRAIFGEKASDVRDTSLRVKPGDFGTVVEVRVFNRHGVEKDERALQIEREEVERLARDRDDELAILDRNIYARLKDMILGKIAVKGPKGVKANSQITEELLETLTRGQWWQLALEDEDDAKIVEALNEQYEIQKRTLDARFEDKVEKVRRGDDLPPGVMKMVKVFVAVKRKLQPGDKMAGRHGNKGVISKVVPMEDMPFLADGTPVDFCLNPLGVPSRMNVGQILETHMGWAARGLGINIDEALQEYKRSGDLTPVREAMQLAYGDDVYEEGITGMDEDTLLEVADNVRRGVPIATPVFDGAKEADVNDSLKRAGFDTSGQSVLFDGRTGEQFARPVTVGVKYLLKLHHLVDDKIHARSTGPYSLVTQQPLGGKAQFGGQRFGEMEVWALEAYGAAYTLQEMLTVKSDDVAGRTKVYESIVKGEDNFEAGIPESFNVLVKEVRGLGLNMELLDAEEDE from the coding sequence ATGGCACAATCCTTCCTTGGCCAGAAACGTCTGCGTAAATATTACGGCAAAATCCGCGAAGTGCTGGAGATGCCGAACCTCATCGAGGTTCAGAAATCCTCTTACGATCTGTTCCTGAATTCCGGCGACGCCGAGACCCCCACCGATGGTGAAGGTATCACAGGCGTTTTCCAGTCGGTTTTCCCGATCAAGGATTTCAACGAGACCTCCGTGCTTGAATACGTCAAGTACGAGCTGGAAAAACCGAAATACGATGTTGAGGAATGTCAGCAGCGTGACATGACCTACAGCGCGCCGCTCAAGGTGACGCTGCGCCTCATCGTGTTCGATGTAGACGAAGATACCGGCGCCAAGTCGGTCAAGGACATCAAAGAGCAAGACGTGTTCATGGGCGACATGCCCCTAATGACGCCGAACGGCACCTTTGTCGTTAACGGCACCGAGCGTGTGATCGTATCCCAGATGCACCGTTCGCCGGGCGTGTTCTTTGACCACGACAAGGGCAAGACCCACTCGTCGGGCAAGCTCCTGTTCGCCTGCCGCATCATCCCCTACCGCGGCTCTTGGCTGGACTTTGAATTCGACGCAAAAGACATCGTCTTTGCCCGGATTGACCGTCGCCGTAAACTGCCTGTGACGACCCTGCTCTATGCCCTTGGGCTGGATCAGGAAGCGATCATGAACGCTTACTACAAAACCGTCACCTACACGCTTGAGAAGAACAAGGGCTGGGTTGCACCCTTCTTCCCCGACCGTGTGCGCGGCACCCGTCCGACCTATGACTTGGTTGATGCGGCCACTGGCGAAATTCTGTTCGAAGCCACCAAAAAGGTCACGCCTCGGGCCGTCAAAAAGCTGCTCGACGAAGGCAAAGTCAAAGAACTGCTGCTGCCCTTCGATCACATCGTTGGCAAATTCGTCGCGCGCGACATCATCAACGAAGAAACCGGCGCGATCTATGTCGAGGCCGGTGACGAGTTGACGCTGGAGTATGACAAGGACGGCACGCTGATCGGTGGCACCGCGAAGGAGCTGATCGACGCGGGCATCACCGAGATTCCGTTGTTGGACATCGACAACGTCAACGTCGGCCCCTACATGCGCAACACCATGGCGATGGACAAGAACATGAACCGCGACACCGCGCTCATGGACATCTACCGCGTCATGCGCCCGGGCGAGCCGCCCACCGTTGAGGCCGCCTCCGCGCTCTTCGACACGCTGTTCTTCGATAGCGAACGCTATGACCTCTCGGCTGTTGGCCGCGTGAAGATGAACATGCGTCTGGCGCTTGAAAAGCCCGACACACAGCGCACGCTGGACCGTGACGACATCGTCGCCTGTATCAAAGCGCTGGTTGACCTGCGCGATGGCCGTGGCGACATCGACGACATCGACCACCTCGGCAACCGTCGTGTGCGTTCGGTCGGCGAATTGATGGAAAACCAGTACCGCGTTGGCCTGCTGCGCATGGAGCGTGCGATCAAAGAGCGGATGTCCTCCGTTGAGATCGACACCGTGATGCCGCAAGACCTGATCAACGCCAAGCCAGCCGCGGCTGCGGTGCGTGAATTCTTCGGCTCCTCGCAGCTGTCGCAGTTCATGGACCAAACCAACCCGCTCTCCGAAGTGACGCACAAACGTCGCCTCTCGGCGCTTGGACCCGGCGGTTTGACACGTGAGCGTGCGGGCTTTGAAGTGCGTGACGTTCACCCGACCCACTATGGTCGGATGTGCCCGATTGAAACGCCGGAAGGGCCGAACATCGGTCTGATCAACTCGCTGGCCACCTTTGCCCGCGTGAACAAATACGGCTTCATCGAAACGCCTTACCGCGTGGTCAAAGACAGCACCGTCACCGACGAAGTGCACTACATGTCCGCGACCGAGGAAATGCGTCACACCGTGGCACAGGCGAACGCCAACCTCGACGAGAACATGAAGTTCGTGAACGAGATGGTCTCGACCCGTCAGTCCGGCGACTACACGCTGGCGCCGACGGAAAACGTGGACCTGATCGACGTTTCACCGAAACAGTTGGTCTCGGTCGCGGCCTCCTTGATTCCGTTCCTTGAAAACGACGACGCCAACCGCGCTCTGATGGGCTCGAACATGCAACGTCAGGCCGTACCGCTTCTTCAAGCCGAAGCGCCGCTCGTCGGCACCGGCATCGAAGAAGTTGTGGCACGCGATTCCGGGGCGGCCTACACGGCACGCCGTGCGGGTATCATCGACCAGGTCGATGCGTCGCGTATCGTGATCCGGGCCACCGAAGACCTTGAGCTGGGCGATGCGGGTGTGGACATCTACCGCATGCGTAAATTCCAGCGCTCGAACCAGAACACCTGCATCAACCAGCGTCCGTTGGTGAAAGTGGGCGAGAAGGTCACCAAGGGTCAGGTCATCGCGGATGGTCCGTCCACCGACATGGGGGAACTGGCGCTCGGCAAGAACGTCGTCGTCGCCTTCATGCCGTGGAATGGCTACAACTACGAAGACTCCATCCTGATCTCCGAGCGGATTTCGCAGGACGACGTCTTCACCTCGATCCACATCGAGGAATTCGAAGTCGCCGCGCGTGACACGAAGCTTGGGCCAGAAGAGATCACCCGCGACATTCCCAACGTCGGCGAGGAAGCCCTGCGCAACCTCGACGAAGCCGGTATCGTGTATATTGGTGCGGACGTAGAGCCGGGCGACATCCTTGTGGGTAAGATCACACCGAAGGGCGAAAGCCCGATGACGCCGGAAGAAAAGCTTCTGCGTGCCATCTTTGGTGAGAAAGCCTCTGACGTGCGCGACACTTCGTTGCGTGTGAAGCCGGGCGATTTCGGCACCGTTGTCGAAGTGCGCGTCTTCAACCGTCACGGCGTTGAGAAAGACGAGCGTGCGCTGCAGATTGAGCGTGAGGAAGTCGAACGTCTGGCCCGTGACCGGGACGACGAGCTGGCCATCCTCGACCGCAACATCTACGCGCGTCTCAAAGACATGATCCTTGGCAAAATCGCTGTCAAAGGCCCGAAAGGTGTGAAGGCGAACAGCCAGATCACCGAGGAACTGCTGGAAACCCTGACCCGTGGTCAGTGGTGGCAGCTGGCCCTTGAGGACGAGGATGACGCGAAGATCGTCGAAGCCCTGAACGAGCAGTACGAGATCCAGAAACGGACCTTGGATGCACGTTTCGAGGATAAGGTCGAGAAAGTACGTCGTGGTGACGATCTGCCCCCGGGTGTGATGAAGATGGTCAAAGTGTTCGTGGCGGTGAAGCGCAAGCTGCAGCCGGGCGACAAGATGGCCGGTCGTCACGGGAACAAGGGTGTGATCTCGAAAGTGGTGCCGATGGAGGACATGCCGTTCCTCGCCGATGGCACCCCGGTCGACTTCTGCCTTAACCCTCTGGGTGTTCCGTCGCGGATGAACGTCGGTCAGATCCTTGAGACACACATGGGCTGGGCCGCACGCGGTCTGGGCATCAACATCGACGAGGCGCTGCAAGAGTATAAGCGTTCCGGCGATCTGACTCCTGTGCGTGAAGCAATGCAGCTGGCTTATGGCGATGATGTCTACGAAGAAGGCATCACCGGCATGGACGAGGACACGCTTCTTGAAGTGGCCGACAACGTGCGTCGCGGCGTGCCAATCGCCACGCCGGTCTTTGACGGCGCCAAGGAAGCGGATGTGAACGACAGCCTCAAGCGGGCCGGGTTCGACACCTCTGGTCAGTCGGTGCTGTTTGATGGTCGGACAGGTGAGCAGTTTGCCCGCCCGGTGACCGTCGGCGTCAAGTACCTGCTGAAGCTGCACCACCTGGTGGACGACAAGATCCACGCACGTTCGACAGGGCCGTACTCCCTCGTCACACAGCAGCCGCTGGGTGGTAAGGCACAGTTCGGTGGCCAGCGCTTTGGTGAGATGGAAGTCTGGGCTCTCGAAGCTTACGGCGCCGCTTACACATTGCAGGAAATGCTGACCGTCAAGTCGGACGACGTCGCGGGCCGGACCAAGGTCTATGAAAGCATCGTCAAGGGCGAGGATAACTTCGAAGCGGGCATTCCAGAGAGCTTTAACGTTCTCGTCAAGGAAGTGCGCGGCCTCGGCCTGAATATGGAACTCCTGGATGCGGAGGAGGATGAGTGA